In Sporosarcina psychrophila, a genomic segment contains:
- the lysA gene encoding diaminopimelate decarboxylase, whose product MHLYGTQSVNERGHLTIGGTDTVDLAHTYGTPLNVYDIALFRERASAFKKTFESMGIHAQVAYASKAFSSIAIYEIAEQQGLSLDVVSGGELFTAVSANFPRNRIHFHGNNKSFTELQYAFDEKIGCIVIDNFSEIELVKEIAESRKESMNVLIRVTPGVEASTHDYITTGQEDSKFGFDLKNGQTDEAFLQLYNHPYINLLGMHCHIGSQIFETDAFRLAAEALMNKMVAWRDNYEFICTVLNLGGGFGIRYTEEDKPLEPSVYVEEMATVVLSMTRSHNYPLPEIWIEPGRSLVGDAGTTLYTAGSSKEVPGIRKYVAVDGGMSDNIRPALYGAKYTAVSANRMNEPHVDKVTIAGKCCESGDKLIEEAQLADPTEGDIIAVFCTGAYGYSMASNYNRLPKPAVVFSENGQHQLVVRRETYEDIVRLDIPLQLVRREERI is encoded by the coding sequence ATGCATTTATATGGAACACAATCAGTCAACGAACGTGGCCATCTGACAATTGGTGGCACAGATACGGTTGATCTCGCACATACTTATGGAACACCACTTAACGTCTATGATATTGCCTTGTTCCGTGAACGGGCAAGCGCCTTTAAGAAAACATTTGAATCGATGGGCATCCATGCGCAAGTTGCTTATGCGAGTAAGGCATTTTCGTCTATTGCTATCTACGAAATCGCCGAACAGCAAGGACTTTCTCTAGATGTTGTTTCTGGAGGGGAATTGTTTACAGCGGTGTCTGCAAACTTCCCGCGTAATCGAATTCATTTCCACGGTAACAATAAAAGCTTTACCGAATTACAATATGCTTTTGATGAAAAAATAGGATGTATCGTTATTGACAATTTTTCTGAAATCGAACTGGTTAAGGAAATCGCTGAATCTCGTAAAGAGTCTATGAACGTACTTATCCGTGTAACACCGGGAGTGGAAGCTTCTACACATGATTATATTACGACAGGCCAGGAAGATTCGAAGTTTGGTTTTGATTTGAAAAATGGCCAGACAGATGAGGCTTTCCTTCAGTTGTACAATCATCCTTACATCAATTTGTTAGGTATGCATTGCCATATTGGTTCTCAAATATTCGAAACAGATGCGTTTCGTTTAGCGGCAGAGGCGCTTATGAATAAGATGGTTGCCTGGCGCGATAATTATGAATTCATCTGCACAGTTCTGAACTTAGGTGGCGGATTTGGTATTCGTTATACTGAAGAAGACAAACCGCTTGAACCGTCAGTATATGTCGAAGAAATGGCGACGGTTGTTCTTTCAATGACGCGGAGCCATAACTACCCATTGCCAGAAATTTGGATTGAACCCGGCAGATCGCTAGTCGGAGATGCAGGTACAACTTTGTATACTGCTGGTAGCTCAAAAGAAGTGCCTGGTATTCGGAAATATGTCGCAGTTGACGGTGGAATGTCGGATAATATTCGACCGGCGTTGTACGGTGCAAAATATACTGCCGTTTCGGCAAATCGTATGAACGAACCTCACGTCGATAAAGTGACGATAGCGGGGAAATGTTGTGAATCCGGTGATAAGCTTATTGAAGAGGCTCAACTCGCTGATCCAACTGAAGGAGACATCATCGCTGTTTTCTGCACAGGTGCTTATGGCTATTCGATGGCTAGTAATTACAACCGTCTTCCAAAACCGGCAGTTGTATTCAGTGAAAATGGACAACATCAGCTTGTCGTCCGCAGGGAAACTTATGAAGACATTGTCAGATTAGACATTCCGTTGCAACTAGTAAGACGGGAGGAGAGGATTTGA
- a CDS encoding spore germination protein produces the protein MEKLFQSVNEGEEWFYTCFGKDKTFDATARSLHLWDMPALLLYINGLIDSETITTLLTEMQGARGKEDENQEDGGERFLSFFPYHAVSNVKDRDELLTSILSGQAAFITPDGYVFTIDIRSYPGRQPEEPDNEKVVRGSRDGFTENLIQNTALIRRRLRTEDLRFEMHKVTMNGKTDVTITYMQGAASKEHLDYIRERLDAIHHDGLTMTDKSLEEFLFKQRFHPMPFVRFTERPDICAAHLLEGHVAIIVDTSPSVILVPAPLFHHLQHAEEYRQAPLIGTFVRIMRLFAATMSLVLLPFWYLLATNQHYLPDFLSYIGPKDIGEIPLLVQLLIADGGIEILRMAAIHTPTPMSTAMGLVAAIVIGQVAIDVGLFTPEVVLYVAVSAIFTFSIPSYELSLTTKIFRICILLSTALLGAPGFFLSITVLFYYLCALKPMGVPYLWPAVPFFPKAMLRVLIRFPMTADAPRPFITDSPDRDRVS, from the coding sequence ATGGAAAAGCTATTCCAATCGGTGAATGAAGGGGAAGAGTGGTTCTATACCTGTTTCGGTAAAGACAAGACGTTCGATGCTACTGCCAGATCATTGCATCTTTGGGATATGCCTGCTCTGTTGCTTTATATTAATGGACTCATAGACAGTGAAACAATCACGACTTTATTGACTGAAATGCAAGGGGCTAGAGGAAAAGAGGACGAAAACCAGGAGGATGGAGGGGAACGATTCCTCTCCTTTTTCCCGTATCACGCCGTTTCCAATGTGAAAGATAGGGACGAATTACTTACTTCAATATTAAGTGGACAGGCAGCCTTCATCACGCCTGATGGCTATGTGTTTACCATTGATATTCGGTCTTATCCAGGCAGGCAACCTGAAGAGCCTGACAATGAAAAAGTCGTCAGAGGATCGAGAGACGGATTTACGGAGAATCTTATTCAAAATACCGCGCTAATTAGAAGGCGGCTTCGTACTGAGGATTTACGATTTGAAATGCATAAAGTGACGATGAATGGGAAAACAGATGTTACAATCACCTACATGCAAGGGGCAGCAAGTAAAGAACATCTTGATTATATTCGTGAAAGGCTGGATGCTATTCACCATGATGGGCTGACAATGACGGATAAGTCGCTTGAAGAATTTTTGTTCAAACAGCGGTTTCATCCAATGCCTTTCGTTCGTTTTACAGAGCGTCCTGATATATGCGCGGCGCATTTATTGGAAGGGCATGTCGCTATCATCGTGGATACATCACCTTCTGTTATACTTGTTCCGGCTCCACTATTTCATCATTTACAACATGCTGAAGAATACCGTCAAGCCCCGCTTATTGGAACATTTGTCAGGATTATGCGTTTGTTTGCAGCTACCATGAGTCTTGTTCTTTTACCATTTTGGTACTTGCTCGCAACGAACCAACACTACTTACCCGATTTCCTCAGTTATATAGGACCGAAAGATATCGGGGAAATCCCATTACTTGTTCAGCTTCTTATCGCAGATGGCGGAATCGAAATACTTCGAATGGCGGCTATTCATACACCGACACCGATGTCGACCGCGATGGGGCTTGTTGCAGCGATTGTCATTGGACAAGTAGCGATAGACGTTGGTCTTTTCACCCCAGAAGTTGTTTTATATGTGGCGGTAAGTGCAATTTTCACATTCTCAATACCTTCTTACGAATTAAGTCTTACGACAAAAATCTTCAGGATTTGTATTCTGTTGTCGACTGCATTATTAGGAGCACCCGGATTTTTCTTGTCCATCACCGTACTTTTCTATTACTTATGTGCATTGAAGCCAATGGGGGTACCGTATTTGTGGCCCGCTGTACCATTTTTTCCAAAGGCAATGTTACGTGTTCTTATTAGGTTTCCAATGACTGCCGATGCACCTAGACCGTTTATAACGGATTCTCCTGATCGAGACCGTGTCTCTTAG
- a CDS encoding SigF/SigG family RNA polymerase sporulation sigma factor: MDASVEVKPALLTQEKMRELIKVSQEGDKEARRMMVEGNTRLVWSIVQRFASRGADPEDLFQIGCIGLMKSIDKFDLSYEVKFSTYAVPMIVGEIQRFLRDDGMVKVSRSIRELSFKIRHATDDYIKLHGKSPSISEVAAVLEVSVDDIVLASDALRDPASLHEQLYESEGDSLTLMDQLRDDRSERVFDHIPLRDVISKLNKRDQTIIYMRYYLDCTQSDIAERIGISQVQVSRLEKKILAQLKLWMGVDSEEIILNVRTD, encoded by the coding sequence GTTGAAGTGAAACCTGCATTGTTGACCCAAGAAAAGATGAGAGAACTCATTAAAGTTTCTCAAGAAGGTGATAAAGAAGCGAGAAGAATGATGGTGGAGGGAAATACGCGGCTTGTCTGGTCTATTGTCCAGCGGTTTGCTTCCCGTGGCGCAGATCCCGAGGATTTGTTCCAAATTGGTTGTATTGGGCTTATGAAATCAATTGATAAATTCGATTTGTCGTATGAAGTGAAATTTTCTACTTATGCGGTACCTATGATTGTCGGAGAAATTCAGCGTTTTCTAAGGGATGATGGAATGGTGAAAGTGAGTCGATCCATCCGTGAACTTAGTTTCAAAATCCGGCATGCAACTGATGATTATATTAAATTGCATGGAAAATCGCCATCGATTTCAGAGGTTGCAGCAGTCTTGGAGGTATCCGTCGACGATATTGTTCTCGCATCTGATGCTTTACGTGATCCTGCATCACTTCATGAACAGCTATATGAAAGCGAAGGAGATAGCTTAACGCTGATGGATCAGTTGCGAGATGATCGGTCTGAAAGAGTGTTCGACCATATCCCACTTCGGGATGTCATTTCTAAATTAAATAAACGAGATCAAACGATCATTTATATGCGTTACTATTTGGATTGCACGCAAAGTGATATTGCAGAAAGAATTGGCATATCACAAGTCCAGGTGTCACGGCTTGAAAAGAAAATTTTAGCCCAATTGAAATTATGGATGGGCGTTGATTCGGAAGAAATTATACTAAATGTGAGGACGGATTGA